One region of Phragmites australis chromosome 18, lpPhrAust1.1, whole genome shotgun sequence genomic DNA includes:
- the LOC133899280 gene encoding uncharacterized protein OsI_027940, which translates to MSRHPELKWAQRIDKVYITVQLPDAKDAKVNLEPDGVFTFSGTAGTGGNLYELKLDLNDKVNVEASKISVGVRSIFCVVEKAEAKWWKKLVRDDQKAPHFVKVDWDKWVDEDDDGADVNLDGMDFSNFGGMGGMGGMGGMGGMGGMGGMGGMGGMGGMGGMGGMGGMGDLGGMGGLGGLGGLGGLGGLGGMGGMGGMGMDEFEDESDDEEVSKPQAAEKADEAEKTDAAAAKTEAAQSS; encoded by the exons ATGAG TCGTCACCCTGAACTTAAGTGGGCCCAGAGGATTGACAAGGTTTACATCACTGTACAATTACCTGATGCAAAGGATGCTAAGGTCAATTTGGAACCAGATGGTGTCTTCACATTCTCTGGCACTGCTGGAACTGGTGGGAACTTATATGAATTGAAACTAGATCTGAATGACAAAGTAAATGTTGAG GCTAGCAAAATAAGTGTGGGGGTCAGGTCCATATTTTGTGTTGTAGAAAAAGCTGAGGCCAAATGGTGGAAGAAGCTTGTTCGAGATGATCAAAAGGCACCTCACTTTGTGAAAGTTGATTGGGACAAATgggtggatgaagatgatgacg GTGCTGATGTCAACTTGGATGGGATGGACTTTTCG AATTTTGGTGGCATGGGCGGTATGGGCGGCATGGGCGGTATGGGCGGCATGGGTGGTATGGGCGGCATGGGCGGTATGGGCGGCATGGGCGGTATGGGCGGCATGGGTGGTATGGGTGGCATGGGTGATTTGGGTGGTATGGGTGGTTTGGGCGGCCTGGGCGGTTTGGGCGGCCTGGGCGGTTTGGGTGGGATGGGCGGCATGGGTGGTATGGGAATGGACGAGTTCGAGGATGAGAGTGATGATGAAG AAGTATCGAAACCTCAAGCTGCAGAGAAGGCTGATGAGGCCGAGAAGACCGATGCAGCGGCAGCCAAGACTGAGGCAGCTCAGAGCAGTTAA